One part of the Gossypium raimondii isolate GPD5lz chromosome 1, ASM2569854v1, whole genome shotgun sequence genome encodes these proteins:
- the LOC105786093 gene encoding nifU-like protein 2, chloroplastic yields the protein MQAIVIIPTYCCNAHQSPEPSSSRPLTTKPSSYFGIRVLLEKGRNPARRCSWRCVRVRSPALTRRKVVKAVATPDSALELPLTAANVESVLDEVRPYLIADGGNVALHEIDGNVVRLKLQGACGSCPSSVTTMKMGIEKRLMEKIPEIVAVEPITDEETGLELNEENIEKVLEEIRPYLVGAAGGSLELVAIEEPIVKVRITGPAAGVMTVRVAVTQKLREKIPTIAAVQLL from the exons ATGCAGGCCATAGTTATTATCCCTACATATTGCTGCAACGCCCATCAATCCCCAGAACCCTCCTCTTCTCGTCCCCTAACTACCAAG CCCTCTAGCTACTTTGGCATCCGCGTCTTGCTCGAGAAAGGGCGTAATCCTGCTCGGCGTTGCTCATGGCGTTGTGTGCGGGTCCGATCACCTGCTCTCACGCGCAGGAAAG TTGTAAAGGCTGTTGCCACGCCTGATTCAGCCTTAGAATTGCCCCTAACTGCTGCGAATGTTGAGAGCGTGTTGGATGAAGTTCGACCCTATCTGATTGCTGATGGGGGGAATGTGGCATTACATGAGATTGATGGTAATGTTGTGCGGTTGAAGCTCCAAGGAGCATGTGGCTCATGTCCGAGTTCTGTTACGACAATGAAGATGGGTATTGAGAAACGTTTAATGGAAAAGATACCTGAAATTGTTGCAGTGGAGCCTATAACTGATGAAGAAACTGGCCTTGAgctgaatgaagaaaatattgaGAAG GTACTTGAAGAGATTAGGCCCTACCTGGTGGGGGCAGCGGGTGGATCTCTTGAATTAGTTGCCATTGAGGAGCCAATAGTTAAAGTTAGAATCACGGGTCCTGCAGCAGGGGTCATGACTGTTAGAGTGGCTGTTACTCAAAAATTGCGAGAGAAAATTCCCACCATTGCTGCGGTTCAACTTCTATGA
- the LOC105786092 gene encoding WEB family protein At3g51220 has product METQVPNPSSKPPKDYRSNVDTSRPFRSVKEAVAVFGERLLVGEIYTPKPYTYSRPPSQEITWFSPSPLSRKEDDQESIHHQGVLDTLKKLETELEETKAELKLLKERESETEVALASLNAELHKNMSKLARAEAAAAKMAAETTTPRTVSMEMGNKSEDRAREEERRKELMKRMENNPTLSQILSIGEKEGYFGGKRERKLMKKKPIVPLVGDWLFKKKGSPTTLHNPLYAS; this is encoded by the coding sequence ATGGAAACCCAAGTCCCAAATCCGTCGTCAAAGCCACCCAAAGATTATCGCTCCAACGTCGACACTTCCCGTCCTTTCCGCTCAGTCAAAGAAGCCGTTGCTGTCTTCGGTGAGCGGCTTCTCGTTGGAGAGATATATACTCCAAAGCCTTACACTTACAGTCGCCCTCCTAGCCAAGAGATCACATGGTTTTCACCCAGTCCCCTAAGCCGTAAAGAAGATGACCAGGAGAGTATCCATCATCAAGGGGTTCTTGATACCTTAAAGAAGCTCGAGACTGAGCTGGAGGAAACAAAGGCCGAGTTGAAGCTGCTGAAGGAGAGAGAATCCGAAACCGAAGTTGCGTTGGCTTCACTTAATGCTGAACTTCACAAGAACATGTCAAAGTTGGCTAGAGCTGAGGCGGCGGCAGCTAAAATGGCGGCGGAGACAACAACACCCAGAACTGTGAGTATGGAGATGGGAAATAAATCAGAAGATAGAGCGAGAGAGGAAGAGAGAAGAAAGGAGTTGATGAAAAGAATGGAGAATAACCCAACCTTGTCTCAGATACTGAGTATAGGTGAGAAAGAAGGGTATTTCGgagggaaaagagaaaggaagTTGATGAAGAAGAAACCCATTGTTCCTTTGGTTGGAGATTGGCTTTTCAAGAAGAAAGGCTCCCCCACTACTCTTCACAATCCTCTTTATGCCTCCTGA